From the Cervus elaphus chromosome 20, mCerEla1.1, whole genome shotgun sequence genome, one window contains:
- the IGSF9 gene encoding protein turtle homolog A isoform X5: protein MVWCLGLAILSLIISQGADGRGKPEVVSVVGRAGESAVLGCDLLPPAGRPPLHVIEWLRFGFLLPIFIQFGLYSPRIDPDYVGRVRLQKGASLQIEGLRVEDQGWYECRVLFLDQHSPGDDSANGSWVHLTVNSPPQFLETPPQVLEVRELEPVTLRCVAQGNPQPRVTWKLRGQDLGQGQSQVQVLNGTLRIRRVERSSAGVYTCQASSTEGSTTHATQLLVLGPPVIVVPPKNSTVNASQDVSLACRAEAYPANLTYSWFQDSTNVFHISRLQPRVRILVDGSLRLQAAQPDDAGRYTCVPSNGLPRSPSASAYLTVLYPAQVTAMPPETPLPVGMRGVIRCPVRANPPLLFVSWTKDGQALQLDKFPGWSQGPEGSLIIALGNEDALGEYSCTPYNSLGTAGPSPVTRVLLKAPPAFLERPKEEYFQEVGRELLIPCSARGDPSPTISWAKVGRGLQGQAQVDSNSSLILRPLTKEAHGRWECTASNAVARVAASTNVYVLGTSPHVVTNVSVAPLPKGANVSWEPGFDGGYLQRFSVWYTPLAKRPDRAHHDWVSLAVPVGAAFLLVPGLQPHTQYQFSVLAQNKLGSGPFSEIVLSAPEGLPTTPAAPSPPPTEMSPPLSPPRGLVAVRTPRGVLLHWDPPELVPKRLDGYILEGRQGSQGWEVLDRAVAGTEMQLVVPGLIKDPDPQDVLYEFRLVAFSGSYVSDPSNTANVSTSGLEVYPSRTQLPGLLPQPVLAGVVGGVCFLGVAVLVSILAACLMNRRRAARRRRKRLRQDPPLIFSPAGKSAPQRNTSVDENYEWDSEFPGDMELLETLHLGLAGPRSRLEAEPELGVRAFQKGVKTPEEGCLLSAAHAPGPEARCAALREEFLAFRRRRDAARSRLPAYRQPIFHPEQATLL from the exons ATGGTTTGGTGCCTCGGTCTGGCCATCCTCAGCCTGATCATCAGCCAGGGGGCTGACG GTCGAGGGAAGCCTGAGGTGGTGTCGGTGGTGGGCCGGGCCGGGGAGAGCGCGGTGCTGGGCTGTGACCTGCTGCCCCCGGCTGGCCGGCCCCCTCTGCATGTCATCGAGTGGCTGCGCTTTGGATTCCTGCTTCCCATCTTCATCCAGTTTGGCCTCTACTCCCCCCGCATCGACCCTGATTACGTGG GGCGTGTCCGGCTTCAGAAGGGGGCATCTCTCCAGATCGAGGGGCTCCGGGTTGAAGACCAGGGCTGGTACGAGTGCCGCGTGCTCTTCCTAGACCAGCACAGCCCCGGGGACGACTCTGCCAACGGCTCCTGGGTGCATCTCACCGTCAACT CGCCCCCTCAGTTCCTGGAGACGCCTCCCCAGGTGCTCGAAGTGCGGGAACTGGAGCCGGTCACCCTGCGGTGTGTGGCCCAAGGCAACCCCCAACCTCGGGTGACTTGGAAGCTCCGAGGACAGGACCTCGGCCAGGGCCAGAGTCAAGTGCAG GTGCTGAACGGAACGCTGCGGATCCGGAGGGTGGAGCGGAGCAGCGCCGGGGTCTACACCTGCCAAGCCTCCAGCACCGAGGGCAGCACCACCCACGCCACCCAGCTGCTGGTGCTAG GACCCCCAGTCATCGTGGTGCCCCCCAAGAACAGCACGGTCAATGCCTCCCAGGATGTTTCCCTGGCCTGCCGGGCTGAGGCATACCCTGCTAACCTCACCTACAGCTGGTTCCAGGACAGCACCAATGTCTTCCACATTAG CCGCCTGCAGCCCCGAGTGCGGATCCTGGTGGATGGCAGCTTGCGGCTGCAGGCCGCCCAGCCTGATGATGCCGGCCGCTACACCTGTGTGCCCAGCAACGGCCTCCCGCGCTCGCCCTCGGCCTCTGCCTACCTCACTGTGCTCT ACCCAGCGCAGGTGACCGCCATGCCTCCTGAGACGCCCTTGCCCGTGGGCATGCGGGGGGTGATCCGATGCCCTGTTCGTGCCAACCCCCCACTGCTCTTTGTCAGCTGGACCAAGGATGGGCAGGCCCTGCAGCTGGACAAG TTCCCTGGCTGGTCCCAGGGCCCAGAAGGCTCCCTGATCATCGCCCTGGGGAATGAGGATGCACTGGGAGAATACTCCTGCACCCCCTACAACAGTCTTGGCACTGCAGGGCCCTCCCCAGTCACCCGTGTTCTGCTCAAG GCTCCCCCAGCCTTTCTAGAACGTCCCAAAGAAGAATATTTCCAAGAAGTAGGGCGAGAACTCCTTATCCCCTGCTCTGCCCGGGGAGACCCTTCGCCTACTATCTCTTGGGCCAAG GTGGGCCGGGGGCTGCAGGGCCAGGCCCAGGTGGACAGCAACAGTAGCCTCATCCTGCGACCACTGACCAAGGAGGCCCACGGACGCTGGGAGTGCACGGCCAGCAATGCTGTGGCCCGAGTGGCCGCCTCCACGAATGTCTACGTGCTGG gCACCAGTCCGCACGTTGTCACCAATGTGTCCGTGGCACCTTTGCCCAAGGGTGCCAACGTCTCCTGGGAGCCTGGCTTTGACGGCGGCTATCTGCAGAGATTCAGTGTCTGGTACACCCCACT ggcAAAGCGTCCTGACCGAGCCCACCACGACTGGGTGTCCCTGGCAGTGCCCGTGGGCGCGGCCTTCCTCCTTGTGCCTGGCCTGCAGCCCCACACACAGTACCAGTTCAGTGTCCTCGCTCAGAACAAGCTGGGGAGTGGGCCCTTCAGCGAGATTGTCTTGTCTGCCCCTGAAG GGCTTCCTACCACACCAGCTGCCCCCAGTCCTCCCCCGACAGAGATGTCACCTCCCCTGTCCCCTCCACGAGGGCTGGTGGCAGTGAGGACGCCGCGGGGGGTACTCCTGCACTGGGATCCCCCGGAACTGGTCCCTAAGAGGCTGGATGGCTACATCCTGGAGGGACGGCAGGGCTCCCAAGGCTGGGAGGTGTTGGATCGGGCCGTGGCAGGCACTGAAATGCAGCTGGTGGTGCCAGGACTTATCAAG GACCCCGATCCCCAGGACGTTCTCTACGAATTCCGCCTCGTGGCCTTCTCCGGTAGCTATGTCAGTGATCCCAGCAACACAGCCAACGTCTCCACCTCTG GCCTGGAGGTTTACCCCTCGCGCACGCAGCTGCCAGGCCTGCTGCCCCAGCCCGTGCTGGCCGGCGTGGTGGGCGGGGTCTGCTTCCTGGGCGTGGCCGTGCTAGTGAGCATCCTGGCCGCCTGCCTCATGAACCGGCGCCGAGCTGCCCGTCGCCGCCGCAAACGCCTCCGCCAAG ATCCACCTCTTATCTTCTCTCCCGCCGGAAAGTCAGCTCCCCA GAGGAACACATCTGTGGATGAGAACTATGAGTGGGACTCAGAATTCCCAGGGGACATGGAGTTGCTGGAGACTCTGCACTTGGGCTTGGCTGGCCCTCGATCCCGACTTGAAGCCGAGCCAGAGCTAGGTGTGAGAGCCTTCCAGAAAG GTGTGAAGACTCCAGAGGAGGGCTGCCTCCTGAGTGCTGCCCATGCTCCTGGCCCTGAGGCCCGCTGTGCTGCCCTTCGGGAGGAATTCCTGGCCTTCCGCCGGCGCCGAGATGCCGCTAGGTCTCGGCTACCAGCCTATCGACAGCCCATCTTCCACCCTGAACAGGCCACTCTGCTGTGA
- the IGSF9 gene encoding protein turtle homolog A isoform X2: MVWCLGLAILSLIISQGADGRGKPEVVSVVGRAGESAVLGCDLLPPAGRPPLHVIEWLRFGFLLPIFIQFGLYSPRIDPDYVGRVRLQKGASLQIEGLRVEDQGWYECRVLFLDQHSPGDDSANGSWVHLTVNSPPQFLETPPQVLEVRELEPVTLRCVAQGNPQPRVTWKLRGQDLGQGQSQVQVLNGTLRIRRVERSSAGVYTCQASSTEGSTTHATQLLVLGPPVIVVPPKNSTVNASQDVSLACRAEAYPANLTYSWFQDSTNVFHISRLQPRVRILVDGSLRLQAAQPDDAGRYTCVPSNGLPRSPSASAYLTVLYPAQVTAMPPETPLPVGMRGVIRCPVRANPPLLFVSWTKDGQALQLDKFPGWSQGPEGSLIIALGNEDALGEYSCTPYNSLGTAGPSPVTRVLLKAPPAFLERPKEEYFQEVGRELLIPCSARGDPSPTISWAKVGRGLQGQAQVDSNSSLILRPLTKEAHGRWECTASNAVARVAASTNVYVLGTSPHVVTNVSVAPLPKGANVSWEPGFDGGYLQRFSVWYTPLAKRPDRAHHDWVSLAVPVGAAFLLVPGLQPHTQYQFSVLAQNKLGSGPFSEIVLSAPEGLPTTPAAPSPPPTEMSPPLSPPRGLVAVRTPRGVLLHWDPPELVPKRLDGYILEGRQGSQGWEVLDRAVAGTEMQLVVPGLIKDVLYEFRLVAFSGSYVSDPSNTANVSTSGLEVYPSRTQLPGLLPQPVLAGVVGGVCFLGVAVLVSILAACLMNRRRAARRRRKRLRQDPPLIFSPAGKSAPHSAPGSGSPDSVAKLKLQGSPVPSLRQSLLWGEPVGPPSPPPDPPPSRGPLPLEPICRGPDGRFVMGPQVGISREKSGPEQSEPRTPARRQARSYDCSSSSPSGMPQPLCIADISPVGPPRPAPPSPLPGPGPLLQYLSLPFFREMNVDGDWLPLEEPRPAPPPDYMDTRPCPTSSNLQPLDCRSESPRAALPGAMVGVGAAPEPPYTALVDWTLRERLLPSLLPAAPRGSLTSQSSGRGSASFLRPPSTAPSAGGSYLSPAPGDTSSWASGPERWPRREHVVTVSKRRNTSVDENYEWDSEFPGDMELLETLHLGLAGPRSRLEAEPELGVRAFQKGVKTPEEGCLLSAAHAPGPEARCAALREEFLAFRRRRDAARSRLPAYRQPIFHPEQATLL, translated from the exons ATGGTTTGGTGCCTCGGTCTGGCCATCCTCAGCCTGATCATCAGCCAGGGGGCTGACG GTCGAGGGAAGCCTGAGGTGGTGTCGGTGGTGGGCCGGGCCGGGGAGAGCGCGGTGCTGGGCTGTGACCTGCTGCCCCCGGCTGGCCGGCCCCCTCTGCATGTCATCGAGTGGCTGCGCTTTGGATTCCTGCTTCCCATCTTCATCCAGTTTGGCCTCTACTCCCCCCGCATCGACCCTGATTACGTGG GGCGTGTCCGGCTTCAGAAGGGGGCATCTCTCCAGATCGAGGGGCTCCGGGTTGAAGACCAGGGCTGGTACGAGTGCCGCGTGCTCTTCCTAGACCAGCACAGCCCCGGGGACGACTCTGCCAACGGCTCCTGGGTGCATCTCACCGTCAACT CGCCCCCTCAGTTCCTGGAGACGCCTCCCCAGGTGCTCGAAGTGCGGGAACTGGAGCCGGTCACCCTGCGGTGTGTGGCCCAAGGCAACCCCCAACCTCGGGTGACTTGGAAGCTCCGAGGACAGGACCTCGGCCAGGGCCAGAGTCAAGTGCAG GTGCTGAACGGAACGCTGCGGATCCGGAGGGTGGAGCGGAGCAGCGCCGGGGTCTACACCTGCCAAGCCTCCAGCACCGAGGGCAGCACCACCCACGCCACCCAGCTGCTGGTGCTAG GACCCCCAGTCATCGTGGTGCCCCCCAAGAACAGCACGGTCAATGCCTCCCAGGATGTTTCCCTGGCCTGCCGGGCTGAGGCATACCCTGCTAACCTCACCTACAGCTGGTTCCAGGACAGCACCAATGTCTTCCACATTAG CCGCCTGCAGCCCCGAGTGCGGATCCTGGTGGATGGCAGCTTGCGGCTGCAGGCCGCCCAGCCTGATGATGCCGGCCGCTACACCTGTGTGCCCAGCAACGGCCTCCCGCGCTCGCCCTCGGCCTCTGCCTACCTCACTGTGCTCT ACCCAGCGCAGGTGACCGCCATGCCTCCTGAGACGCCCTTGCCCGTGGGCATGCGGGGGGTGATCCGATGCCCTGTTCGTGCCAACCCCCCACTGCTCTTTGTCAGCTGGACCAAGGATGGGCAGGCCCTGCAGCTGGACAAG TTCCCTGGCTGGTCCCAGGGCCCAGAAGGCTCCCTGATCATCGCCCTGGGGAATGAGGATGCACTGGGAGAATACTCCTGCACCCCCTACAACAGTCTTGGCACTGCAGGGCCCTCCCCAGTCACCCGTGTTCTGCTCAAG GCTCCCCCAGCCTTTCTAGAACGTCCCAAAGAAGAATATTTCCAAGAAGTAGGGCGAGAACTCCTTATCCCCTGCTCTGCCCGGGGAGACCCTTCGCCTACTATCTCTTGGGCCAAG GTGGGCCGGGGGCTGCAGGGCCAGGCCCAGGTGGACAGCAACAGTAGCCTCATCCTGCGACCACTGACCAAGGAGGCCCACGGACGCTGGGAGTGCACGGCCAGCAATGCTGTGGCCCGAGTGGCCGCCTCCACGAATGTCTACGTGCTGG gCACCAGTCCGCACGTTGTCACCAATGTGTCCGTGGCACCTTTGCCCAAGGGTGCCAACGTCTCCTGGGAGCCTGGCTTTGACGGCGGCTATCTGCAGAGATTCAGTGTCTGGTACACCCCACT ggcAAAGCGTCCTGACCGAGCCCACCACGACTGGGTGTCCCTGGCAGTGCCCGTGGGCGCGGCCTTCCTCCTTGTGCCTGGCCTGCAGCCCCACACACAGTACCAGTTCAGTGTCCTCGCTCAGAACAAGCTGGGGAGTGGGCCCTTCAGCGAGATTGTCTTGTCTGCCCCTGAAG GGCTTCCTACCACACCAGCTGCCCCCAGTCCTCCCCCGACAGAGATGTCACCTCCCCTGTCCCCTCCACGAGGGCTGGTGGCAGTGAGGACGCCGCGGGGGGTACTCCTGCACTGGGATCCCCCGGAACTGGTCCCTAAGAGGCTGGATGGCTACATCCTGGAGGGACGGCAGGGCTCCCAAGGCTGGGAGGTGTTGGATCGGGCCGTGGCAGGCACTGAAATGCAGCTGGTGGTGCCAGGACTTATCAAG GACGTTCTCTACGAATTCCGCCTCGTGGCCTTCTCCGGTAGCTATGTCAGTGATCCCAGCAACACAGCCAACGTCTCCACCTCTG GCCTGGAGGTTTACCCCTCGCGCACGCAGCTGCCAGGCCTGCTGCCCCAGCCCGTGCTGGCCGGCGTGGTGGGCGGGGTCTGCTTCCTGGGCGTGGCCGTGCTAGTGAGCATCCTGGCCGCCTGCCTCATGAACCGGCGCCGAGCTGCCCGTCGCCGCCGCAAACGCCTCCGCCAAG ATCCACCTCTTATCTTCTCTCCCGCCGGAAAGTCAGCTCCCCA CTCTGCTCCGGGCTCGGGCAGTCCTGACAGCGTggcgaagctgaagctccagggtTCCCCAGTCCCCAGCCTGCGCCAGAGTCTGCTCTGGGGGGAACCCGTTGGACCCCCCAGCCCCCCTCCGGATCCTCCACCTAGCCGGGGGCCCTTACCCCTGGAGCCCATTTGCCGGGGACCAGATGGGCGCTTTGTGATGGGACCCCAGGTGGGGATCTCCAGAGAAAAGTCAGGCCCTGAGCAGTCCGAGCCTCGGACCCCAGCTCGGCGTCAGGCCAGGTCCTATgattgcagcagcagcagccccagtgGGATGCCCCAGCCCCTCTGCATTGCAGACATCAGCCCTGTGGGGCCCCCTCGACCGGCCCCACCCAGTCCTCTGCCAGGTCCAGGGCCCCTGCTCCAGTACCTGAGCCTGCCCTTCTTCAGGGAGATGAATGTAGATGGGGACTGGCTCCCCTTGGAGGAACCCCGGCCTGCTCCACCCCCAGATTACATGGATACCCGGCCCTGCCCCACCTCATCTAACCTCCAGCCCCTGGACTGCCGCTCTGAGTCCCCCAGGGCAGCGCTTCCTGGGGCCATGGTCGGGGTCGGGGCCGCCCCAGAGCCCCCGTACACAGCCCTGGTTGACTGGACGCTGAGGGAACGGCTGCTGCCAAGCCTCCTCCCTGCCGCCCCTAGGGGCAGCCTCACAAGCCAGAGCAGTGGGCGGGGCAGCGCCTCCTTCCTCCGGCCCCCCTCCACCGCCCCCTCTGCAGGAGGCAGCTACCTCAGCCCCGCTCCTGGAGACACCAGCAGCTGGGCCAGTGGCCCTGAGAGGTGGCCCCGAAGGGAGCATGTGGTGACGGTCAGCAAGAG GAGGAACACATCTGTGGATGAGAACTATGAGTGGGACTCAGAATTCCCAGGGGACATGGAGTTGCTGGAGACTCTGCACTTGGGCTTGGCTGGCCCTCGATCCCGACTTGAAGCCGAGCCAGAGCTAGGTGTGAGAGCCTTCCAGAAAG GTGTGAAGACTCCAGAGGAGGGCTGCCTCCTGAGTGCTGCCCATGCTCCTGGCCCTGAGGCCCGCTGTGCTGCCCTTCGGGAGGAATTCCTGGCCTTCCGCCGGCGCCGAGATGCCGCTAGGTCTCGGCTACCAGCCTATCGACAGCCCATCTTCCACCCTGAACAGGCCACTCTGCTGTGA
- the IGSF9 gene encoding protein turtle homolog A isoform X3: MVWCLGLAILSLIISQGADGRGKPEVVSVVGRAGESAVLGCDLLPPAGRPPLHVIEWLRFGFLLPIFIQFGLYSPRIDPDYVGRVRLQKGASLQIEGLRVEDQGWYECRVLFLDQHSPGDDSANGSWVHLTVNSPPQFLETPPQVLEVRELEPVTLRCVAQGNPQPRVTWKLRGQDLGQGQSQVQVLNGTLRIRRVERSSAGVYTCQASSTEGSTTHATQLLVLGPPVIVVPPKNSTVNASQDVSLACRAEAYPANLTYSWFQDSTNVFHISRLQPRVRILVDGSLRLQAAQPDDAGRYTCVPSNGLPRSPSASAYLTVLYPAQVTAMPPETPLPVGMRGVIRCPVRANPPLLFVSWTKDGQALQLDKFPGWSQGPEGSLIIALGNEDALGEYSCTPYNSLGTAGPSPVTRVLLKAPPAFLERPKEEYFQEVGRELLIPCSARGDPSPTISWAKVGRGLQGQAQVDSNSSLILRPLTKEAHGRWECTASNAVARVAASTNVYVLGTSPHVVTNVSVAPLPKGANVSWEPGFDGGYLQRFSVWYTPLAKRPDRAHHDWVSLAVPVGAAFLLVPGLQPHTQYQFSVLAQNKLGSGPFSEIVLSAPEGLPTTPAAPSPPPTEMSPPLSPPRGLVAVRTPRGVLLHWDPPELVPKRLDGYILEGRQGSQGWEVLDRAVAGTEMQLVVPGLIKDPDPQDVLYEFRLVAFSGSYVSDPSNTANVSTSGLEVYPSRTQLPGLLPQPVLAGVVGGVCFLGVAVLVSILAACLMNRRRAARRRRKRLRQDPPLIFSPAGKSAPHSAPGSGSPDSVAKLKLQGSPVPSLRQSLLWGEPVGPPSPPPDPPPSRGPLPLEPICRGPDGRFVMGPQVGISREKSGPEQSEPRTPARRQARSYDCSSSSPSGMPQPLCIADISPVGPPRPAPPSPLPGPGPLLQYLSLPFFREMNVDGDWLPLEEPRPAPPPDYMDTRPCPTSSNLQPLDCRSESPRAALPGAMVGVGAAPEPPYTALVDWTLRERLLPSLLPAAPRGSLTSQSSGRGSASFLRPPSTAPSAGGSYLSPAPGDTSSWASGPERWPRREHVVTVSKRRNTSVDENYEWDSEFPGDMELLETLHLGLAGPRSRLEAEPELGVKTPEEGCLLSAAHAPGPEARCAALREEFLAFRRRRDAARSRLPAYRQPIFHPEQATLL, translated from the exons ATGGTTTGGTGCCTCGGTCTGGCCATCCTCAGCCTGATCATCAGCCAGGGGGCTGACG GTCGAGGGAAGCCTGAGGTGGTGTCGGTGGTGGGCCGGGCCGGGGAGAGCGCGGTGCTGGGCTGTGACCTGCTGCCCCCGGCTGGCCGGCCCCCTCTGCATGTCATCGAGTGGCTGCGCTTTGGATTCCTGCTTCCCATCTTCATCCAGTTTGGCCTCTACTCCCCCCGCATCGACCCTGATTACGTGG GGCGTGTCCGGCTTCAGAAGGGGGCATCTCTCCAGATCGAGGGGCTCCGGGTTGAAGACCAGGGCTGGTACGAGTGCCGCGTGCTCTTCCTAGACCAGCACAGCCCCGGGGACGACTCTGCCAACGGCTCCTGGGTGCATCTCACCGTCAACT CGCCCCCTCAGTTCCTGGAGACGCCTCCCCAGGTGCTCGAAGTGCGGGAACTGGAGCCGGTCACCCTGCGGTGTGTGGCCCAAGGCAACCCCCAACCTCGGGTGACTTGGAAGCTCCGAGGACAGGACCTCGGCCAGGGCCAGAGTCAAGTGCAG GTGCTGAACGGAACGCTGCGGATCCGGAGGGTGGAGCGGAGCAGCGCCGGGGTCTACACCTGCCAAGCCTCCAGCACCGAGGGCAGCACCACCCACGCCACCCAGCTGCTGGTGCTAG GACCCCCAGTCATCGTGGTGCCCCCCAAGAACAGCACGGTCAATGCCTCCCAGGATGTTTCCCTGGCCTGCCGGGCTGAGGCATACCCTGCTAACCTCACCTACAGCTGGTTCCAGGACAGCACCAATGTCTTCCACATTAG CCGCCTGCAGCCCCGAGTGCGGATCCTGGTGGATGGCAGCTTGCGGCTGCAGGCCGCCCAGCCTGATGATGCCGGCCGCTACACCTGTGTGCCCAGCAACGGCCTCCCGCGCTCGCCCTCGGCCTCTGCCTACCTCACTGTGCTCT ACCCAGCGCAGGTGACCGCCATGCCTCCTGAGACGCCCTTGCCCGTGGGCATGCGGGGGGTGATCCGATGCCCTGTTCGTGCCAACCCCCCACTGCTCTTTGTCAGCTGGACCAAGGATGGGCAGGCCCTGCAGCTGGACAAG TTCCCTGGCTGGTCCCAGGGCCCAGAAGGCTCCCTGATCATCGCCCTGGGGAATGAGGATGCACTGGGAGAATACTCCTGCACCCCCTACAACAGTCTTGGCACTGCAGGGCCCTCCCCAGTCACCCGTGTTCTGCTCAAG GCTCCCCCAGCCTTTCTAGAACGTCCCAAAGAAGAATATTTCCAAGAAGTAGGGCGAGAACTCCTTATCCCCTGCTCTGCCCGGGGAGACCCTTCGCCTACTATCTCTTGGGCCAAG GTGGGCCGGGGGCTGCAGGGCCAGGCCCAGGTGGACAGCAACAGTAGCCTCATCCTGCGACCACTGACCAAGGAGGCCCACGGACGCTGGGAGTGCACGGCCAGCAATGCTGTGGCCCGAGTGGCCGCCTCCACGAATGTCTACGTGCTGG gCACCAGTCCGCACGTTGTCACCAATGTGTCCGTGGCACCTTTGCCCAAGGGTGCCAACGTCTCCTGGGAGCCTGGCTTTGACGGCGGCTATCTGCAGAGATTCAGTGTCTGGTACACCCCACT ggcAAAGCGTCCTGACCGAGCCCACCACGACTGGGTGTCCCTGGCAGTGCCCGTGGGCGCGGCCTTCCTCCTTGTGCCTGGCCTGCAGCCCCACACACAGTACCAGTTCAGTGTCCTCGCTCAGAACAAGCTGGGGAGTGGGCCCTTCAGCGAGATTGTCTTGTCTGCCCCTGAAG GGCTTCCTACCACACCAGCTGCCCCCAGTCCTCCCCCGACAGAGATGTCACCTCCCCTGTCCCCTCCACGAGGGCTGGTGGCAGTGAGGACGCCGCGGGGGGTACTCCTGCACTGGGATCCCCCGGAACTGGTCCCTAAGAGGCTGGATGGCTACATCCTGGAGGGACGGCAGGGCTCCCAAGGCTGGGAGGTGTTGGATCGGGCCGTGGCAGGCACTGAAATGCAGCTGGTGGTGCCAGGACTTATCAAG GACCCCGATCCCCAGGACGTTCTCTACGAATTCCGCCTCGTGGCCTTCTCCGGTAGCTATGTCAGTGATCCCAGCAACACAGCCAACGTCTCCACCTCTG GCCTGGAGGTTTACCCCTCGCGCACGCAGCTGCCAGGCCTGCTGCCCCAGCCCGTGCTGGCCGGCGTGGTGGGCGGGGTCTGCTTCCTGGGCGTGGCCGTGCTAGTGAGCATCCTGGCCGCCTGCCTCATGAACCGGCGCCGAGCTGCCCGTCGCCGCCGCAAACGCCTCCGCCAAG ATCCACCTCTTATCTTCTCTCCCGCCGGAAAGTCAGCTCCCCA CTCTGCTCCGGGCTCGGGCAGTCCTGACAGCGTggcgaagctgaagctccagggtTCCCCAGTCCCCAGCCTGCGCCAGAGTCTGCTCTGGGGGGAACCCGTTGGACCCCCCAGCCCCCCTCCGGATCCTCCACCTAGCCGGGGGCCCTTACCCCTGGAGCCCATTTGCCGGGGACCAGATGGGCGCTTTGTGATGGGACCCCAGGTGGGGATCTCCAGAGAAAAGTCAGGCCCTGAGCAGTCCGAGCCTCGGACCCCAGCTCGGCGTCAGGCCAGGTCCTATgattgcagcagcagcagccccagtgGGATGCCCCAGCCCCTCTGCATTGCAGACATCAGCCCTGTGGGGCCCCCTCGACCGGCCCCACCCAGTCCTCTGCCAGGTCCAGGGCCCCTGCTCCAGTACCTGAGCCTGCCCTTCTTCAGGGAGATGAATGTAGATGGGGACTGGCTCCCCTTGGAGGAACCCCGGCCTGCTCCACCCCCAGATTACATGGATACCCGGCCCTGCCCCACCTCATCTAACCTCCAGCCCCTGGACTGCCGCTCTGAGTCCCCCAGGGCAGCGCTTCCTGGGGCCATGGTCGGGGTCGGGGCCGCCCCAGAGCCCCCGTACACAGCCCTGGTTGACTGGACGCTGAGGGAACGGCTGCTGCCAAGCCTCCTCCCTGCCGCCCCTAGGGGCAGCCTCACAAGCCAGAGCAGTGGGCGGGGCAGCGCCTCCTTCCTCCGGCCCCCCTCCACCGCCCCCTCTGCAGGAGGCAGCTACCTCAGCCCCGCTCCTGGAGACACCAGCAGCTGGGCCAGTGGCCCTGAGAGGTGGCCCCGAAGGGAGCATGTGGTGACGGTCAGCAAGAG GAGGAACACATCTGTGGATGAGAACTATGAGTGGGACTCAGAATTCCCAGGGGACATGGAGTTGCTGGAGACTCTGCACTTGGGCTTGGCTGGCCCTCGATCCCGACTTGAAGCCGAGCCAGAGCTAG GTGTGAAGACTCCAGAGGAGGGCTGCCTCCTGAGTGCTGCCCATGCTCCTGGCCCTGAGGCCCGCTGTGCTGCCCTTCGGGAGGAATTCCTGGCCTTCCGCCGGCGCCGAGATGCCGCTAGGTCTCGGCTACCAGCCTATCGACAGCCCATCTTCCACCCTGAACAGGCCACTCTGCTGTGA